Genomic window (Synechococcus sp. LA31):
GCCCGCAATCAGGCGCTGCAGTTTGTAAGCGGCGACTGGGTGCTGGTGCTCGATGCCGATGAGCAGCTACGGCCAGAGGCGATGGCACCGCTGCGGGCGCTGATGGCCCAACCCGATGTACTGGTGATCAACCTGCTGCGCCACGAGCGTGGGGCCGTGCAATCGCCCTACTCGAATGTGAGCCGGCTGTTCCGCCGCCACCCAGCGATTCGTTGGAGCCGTGCGTACCACTCGATGGTGGACGACAGCGTGGCCGCGCTGCTGCAGCGCGAACCCCAATGGCGCATCGCCGATTGCCCGGAGCCAGCCCTGATTCACGATGGCTACCGGCCCGAGCTATTGGCCCAGGGCAACAAGCCCCAGCGGCTGCGCGAAGCCATGGAGGCTGAGCTGCAAGAGCGGCCCGGCGATCCCTATGCCAGCGCCAAGCTCGGCAGCCTGGAGGTGGCCGAGGGCAACCTGGAGCGGGGCATAACCCTGCTGCGTGAGGGATTGGAGCAATGCCCGTCCGACGCGCATCCAGAGCGCTACGAGCTCTTGCTGCACCTGGCCCTGGCGGAAGCCAGCCGCGACCCGGCCGCAGCCGCGGCGCTCTACCGCCAGGCGCTTGCACTTCCCCTGGCACCGCGCCTGAGCCTGGCGGCGCGGCTCAACCTGGCAGCGCTGCTGCTGCAACAGGGGCAGGCCCAGGAGGCGGAGCAGCTCTGCCAGCGCGCCACCGCCGCAGCGCCCGAGATCGGCCTTGGCTGGTACAACCTGGGGCTGATCCGCCGCCGCCAAGGTGACATCGCTGGGGCGCTCGAGGCCTACCGGGAAGCACGGCGGCTGACGCCGGAGCATGCCGAAACCCACCAAAATTTGGCCGTGGCTCTGCTGCTCGGCGGCGACATCGAGGGCGCCCGCACCAGCTTCCGCCAGGCGATCAGCTTGCTTGGGCAGCAAGGCCGGCGCAGCGAGGCCGAGCACTTGCGCCAACAGGCCGGCGCCATGGTGAAGTTGGAGGGCTGATCCACGTGCACAACCCCATCGCGGCCCATGGCGTGCCGCCGCTGCAAGGGCGAACGGTTGCCGTCACCAGGGCTGAGCAACAGCTGGGGGAAGCACGCCGCCTGTTTGAGCAAGCAGGGGCAACCGTGCTGGATTGTCCAGCGCTGGTAATCGGCCCACCGGATGAGTGGGGCCCGCTCGACGATGCCCTGGCGGAACTGGAGGAGTTCCACTGGCTGGTGGTGTCGAGCAGTAACGGCGTGGATGCCGTGGAGCAGCGGCTGCAGCGGTTAGGCGGGAGCCTGGCGCGGCGGCCGCGCAGCCTCAAGATCGCCGCCGTGGGACGCAAAACAGCAGCGCGGCTGGAGGCGCTGGGCGCTCCGGCCGATTTCGTACCCCCCCAGTTTGTGGCCGACAGCTTGATCGATCACTTCCCCGTGTCTGGCTGGGGATTACGCCTCTTGCTGCCCCGTGTGCAGAGCGGCGGCCGCACCGTTTTGGCAGAGGCCTTTGGCGAAGCCGGCGCGCGGGTGGTGGAGGTGGCCGCCTACGAATCGCGCTGCCCGGCCGCGCTGCCCGCCGCCACCGCAACAGCCCTGGCGGCGGGTGCAGTGGATGCGATCACCTTCAGCAGTGGCAAAACGGTGCAGCACACCGCTCAATTGCTGGAACAGCAGTTCGGTGCCACCTGGCAGCAACAGCTGGAGGGGGTGGCGCTGGTGTCGATCGGGCCGCAAACAAGCCACACCTGCCGCGACCTGCTGGGGCGCGTGGATGCCGAGGCTGTTCCCCACGACCTGGATGGCCTGGTTCGAGCCTGTGTTCAGGCCTTGAACAACCAGCCGCTCAAAGCGTGAACACCCGGCGCTGGCCAGCCTGGTTGAGCACAAGCCTGCCGCTGGCCACATCGATGCTGGTGACACTCCAATCCGCCGGCAGCAAGGCTGGCAACCCGGAGCCGCGGCAGACCCCACGACGCCCCACACACACCGCGCCGCTCTGATCACCCACCTGCACGAGCGCCTGAGCCTGGCCGGCCGTTCGAATCACACCGGTGAAGCGCAACGGCGATGCCGCAGCCGCCGGCGCTCCAGCAGCCGCGGGTTGCGCAAGGGGTGCAAACGGGTCGATGCGGCCGGTGGGTAAAGCTGCAACCACTTGCTGCGGGGTGGGCAAGGGGGTGAAGCCAGCAGCGGGCTGCGGATCAGCAGTCATCGGAGCCTTCGGGGCCGAGGCAGGCGGCTTGGGGGCTGCAGGAGGCAGGCTGATCGTGCCGCTATCGGGGGAGGAGCCACAGGCCGCCAGGCCAGGGATCACCATTAACGCCATGGCTCGATGGAGCAGGGCCTGCGGCCTGATCCATCGAAGGCTGATTGAATCCCTGAACTCAGGCCTGCTGTTGGCCATACCCGCTCTGCACGAGATCGCGGAAGCGGTCCAGGTTGGCCTGGAGCTCCTTGGTCACGATCCCCCCCAGGATGGAGGGTTCCATCAAGGGTGCCAACACCCCCGGTAGCTCGTAGCTCACGGTGAGCTTCACGGCGGTGAGCTCAGGGCCCTGGGGATAAAAACGCACGGCACCTTTAGTGGGCAGGCCTCCCACCGATTCCCAATGCAGCTGCTGGGCTTCCACCCGCTGGGTAATTCGGGCTTTCCAATGGAAGCGGAAGCCTTGAGCGGCAAGGGTCCAATCGGTGAGGTCTGGATCGTTGGGTTCGGTCACCACCGATTCGATCCAGTTCATCCAGCGGGGCATCGCCTCAAGATCGCTCCACACTTCCCACACCCGCTCGGCCGAGGCCTGTACCTCAGAGGTAACGCTGTGTTCAAGCCAACGGCCCATGGAAATCAAGCGAGGGGGTGAGCAGGCAACAGGTGATCAGGCAACGGCCGCGTTGGTGGCCAATTGCGCAGTGGAGCCGAGGATGGCGGCAGCGGCCAAACGTCCGCTCATGGTGGCGCCTTCCATCGAATCGATGTAGTCCTGCTTGGTGTAGCTACCCGCGAGGAAGAAGTTGCCCACCGGGGTGGCCTGGTCGGGGCGGTAAGGCTCCATACCCGGCGCCTCGCGATAAAGCGACTGGGCCAGTTTCACCACATTGCTCCACACCAACTTGAGATTGCGGGCCGATGGGAACAAGCGCCGCACCTGCTCATCGGTGGCCGCCACGATCTCCTCAGTTTTCTTGGGGATCCAGGGATCACCAGGGGTGAGCACACACTGCAGCAGCGAGCCCACGCCCTCCTTGCGGTAGTCCTCCGGGCTAGCCAGAGCCAGATCAGCGAAGCAGCTGAAATCAGCGTCAGCGGTGTAGAGGAGATTGTCGAGGCCAGCAGGGCGGGCCACATCGCGGCGAGCAGCTTCTTCGATGGCGCCGTCGCCCAGTTCGGTCACCCAGCCGTCGTAGCGGAGCTGCACCGTGGCCACCGGCACCGCCTCCAGCTTGTAGAGATTCTCGAACAGTGGCCAGCGGCGCCAGGCCTCAGGGATCATTCGCTGGATGCCGGGCACATCACAGGCGGCGAGGTAGGCATCGGCCTGCACCGTGATCTCGCCATCGGGAGTACCGAGCTTGAGGCCACTCACCTCGGTGCTGGGTTGACCATCCGCACCAGCTGTGCCCTCTTCAAACATCACCTCGGTAACGCGGTGGCGCAGGTGCAACCGGCCGCCGCGCTGCTGGATGTAATCGAGGATCGGGCCGGTGAGCCAGCGGTGCGGAGATCCCTTGAGCAGGTTGAGCTTGGAGGCTTCGGTTTTGGCAGCAAACATCATGAAGATAGTGAGCATGCAGCGAGCCGAGATCGCTTCACAGTCGATGAAGCCCAGGGCATAGGCGATCGGATTCCACATCCGCTTGATGCTCTGCTCGCTGCCGCCATGGCCGAGGAACCATTGCTGAAAGCTGATGCGATCAAGGTCGCGAATCACCTTCATCGCCCCTTCGTAATCCACCAAACCGCGCACGATTGGGCTGGTGCCCAGCGCCAGGGCATTGCGCAGCTTGTCGAGCCAGTCGAGCTGGGGGGTGGTGAAAAAGGCCTTCAGGCCGTTGAAGGGTGCGCCGAGGGCGAAGCGGAAATCCAGCTCACGCAGGTCGCCGCCGGCATTCACGAACAGGTGGGTGTGGTCTTTAGGGAGCAGGTTGTCGATCGCACCCACTTTGCGCAGCAGGGCAAACAGGTTGGCGTAGTTGAAAAAGAACACATGCAACCCCATCTCGATGTGATTGCCGCCCTCATCGACCCAGCTGCCCACCTTGCCGCCCATAAACGGCCGGGCTTCGTAGAGATCCACCTGATGGCCGGCATCCACCAGATCCACGGCCGCGGCAAGACCCGCCAGACCTGAACCCACGATGGCGACGCGCACCCTGCTTCTCCCATGGAATGGGCACGACTCTATGGAGAGGGGCAGCAGAGCGGCAGGTGTGGGTTGTGCTCCATACGATGGGGAGATCAGGCCAGAGCCTTTCGATGACCAGCGATACCGCCACAACCACCGCCCCCGCCGCTCAGGCGACGCACACCGGCCGCGACGGCAAAGGGATTCAGATCACCGAATCAGCCATGAAACAGCTGGCCACGCTGCTGCCGGCCCAGGGCGACGGCAAGGTTCTGCGTGTAGGCGTGCGCTCAGGTGGCTGCAGCGGCATGAGCTACACGATGGACTTCATCGATGCGGCTGACATCCAGGCCGATGACGAGCGCTATGTGTACGAGCCCGCCGGAGCACCCAGCTTCACCGTGGTGAGCGACCCTAAGAGCCTTCTCTACATCTACGGCATGCAACTGGATTTCTCCAGTGCTCTGATCGGCGGGGGCTTCAATTTCACCAACCCCAATGCCACCCAGACCTGCGGCTGCGGCAGCTCGTTTGCGGTGTGAGCGGCTGCATCCCGCCCGGGTGCGAATCTGAGAGCACGACCAGGCCTGCCGCAGACCCATGACTGACGCCGTCGCCGAAGCACCCTCGCTATTTGAGGAGGCCCTGCAGCGCTACCAGCAAGGTGCACCGCTGCCCGAGGTGATCGACAGCTTCCTCACGATCACCGAGCAGGAGCCGCGGCTCTCAGCAGGTTGGACCTGCCTGGCCTGGCTGCAACTTCTCGACAATCAGCCCCAGGCGGCGATGCGCTCGGCCCGCAATGCCGTGAAGCTCAACCCCCAAGACCCCCAGGCCCGCATCAACCTCAGCCTGGCGATGCTGGAAACCAACGCCAAGGGTGTCCGCGAGCACATCGAATGGGTGCAACGGGTGCGGGTGATGGCGCCTGAGCTGGCTGAGGAGCTGGATAACTCCATCGCCGATGGCATGGCCCGCCGGCCCGACTGGCAGGCGCTTCAGAAGGTGCAGGATTGGCTCAAGGGTTGACCCCGCACACAACCGACCCTCGCCCGATCCTCCTGCTCAGCAACGGGCATGGCGAAGACCTCAGCGGCGCCCTGATCGGGCGAGCACTGGTCGAGCGAGGGCTCACGGTGGACGCATTGCCGCTCGTGGGCCACGGCCGCGCCTACGAGCAGGCTGGGATTCGCCTGCGGGGCCGCACCCGCGAATACAGCACCGGCGGGCTGGGCTACACCAGCGCCTTTGGCCGCCTCACCGAACTGGTGCAGGGACAAGTGATCTACCTGCTCAGCCGGCTGCTGCTGCTGCTGCGCATCGCCCCTCGCTATCAGCTGATCCTGGTGGTGGGAGATGTGATCCCCGTAATCGCAGCCTGGCTGAGCGGGCGGCCCACAGCCACCTATCTGGTGGCCTATTCCAGCCACTACGAAGGCAAACTTCGGCTTCCATGGCCCTGTGCATCCTGCCTGCGCCAGCGCCGCACCCGGGCGATCTACAGCCGCGATGCCCTCACCGCCGCCGACCTCACCGGCCAGCTGCAACGTTCAGTGCACTTTCTCGGCAATCCCTTTTTCGATGGAGCTCTCAGCCCCAGCGAACCACTCAAGGGCCACCCCAGACAGCGGCTGGGCCTGCTGCCCGGCAGTCGGCTCCCCGAAGCCTTACACAACCTGGAGCTGATGCTGCGGGTGCTTGAGCGCCTACCCGAACCGCTCCGGCCCGCCGAGCGGCTAGGGCTGCATGCGGCCTTAGTGGGCAAGCTCACCCCCCAGGAAGTGGCCCCCCTAGCCAGCCGCCTGGGCTGGAAGCTGCAGCTGGAGGGAGAAGAGCGCTGCAGCCTGCAGAGGGGGCCACTGCAGCTGCAGCTCGAATGGGGCCGCTTCGCAGCGGTGGTGCAGCAATGCGACCTGCTCCTGTCGATGACGGGCACCGCCGCTGAGCAATGCGTGGGGCTCGGCAAACCTGTGCTTCAGCTGGTGGGGGATGGGCCGCAATTCACGGCTAATTTCGCTGAGGCGCAGCGGCGACTGCTCGGGCCTGGCCTGTTCTGCGCCAGCGGACCTACCGGCAGCGAGGAGCAGCTGGATGGCACCGCCGCATTGCTGGAGCAACTGCTCGCACGGCTCCTGAGCGATGGCGGCTGGCGTGCCGCGCTGCAACAACTGGGCCGCGAGCGCATCGGCAGCGGCGGCGGCGCCGCCAGGATGGCCGCCGATCTGCGCACCCATCTGGATGGCTGAACCCACCACCAGCAGTTCTCTGCCGCTCGGCCAGAGGCTCAAGGGCTGGATCGACACCCTGCTGGTGGTGGATGTGTTTGTGGTGATCGCCGGGGCGATCTGGTTTGGGGTAGCAGTGCTATGCCACAGCCGCGGCATCGAAACACCCCTGGATTGGTTTCAGCGGCTATGGGAGCCACTGTTCACCCCGGCGATCGGCCTGCTGATGGGGGCGGCCATCCTCAGCGGGGTGCTGGGCTGGGCCCTCAAGTGGTGGCAGCGGCGAGCGCAGCGCTGAGCTCGCCATGGCGGAACTGGAAGCCCTGCGCCTGAAGACGCTGTGGCACCACCTTCTGCCCCTCGAGCACCACCTTGGCGCCATCACCAAGCAGCAGCTGCAGCAGGGGGCCCGGCACGGGCAACAGGCTGGGGCGACCCAGGCAACGGCCTAACGCCGCAGCAAAGGTGGCCATGCTGCAGGGCTGCGGGGCCACAGCGTTGTAGACACCGCTGTAGGCCTGATCCGCCAGGGCTGCGGTGATCAGGCTGCAGAGATCCGCGCGGGAGATCCAGCTCATCCACTGCTGGCCGTCGCCAATCGGTCCACCGAAGCCCAGCCGGAACACCGGAAGCATCTTGCCGAGGGCCCCGCCATCGGCGCCCAGCACGATGCCGATGCGCAGGATCACCACGCGACACAGGGATTCAGCGCCGCGGGCTTCCGATTCCCACGCCGCGCAAAGGCGGCCAAGCACGTCGGTTCCAGCCGGGCTGTCTTCTGAAAATTGGGCGCTGCTGCTGGTGCCGTAGTAGCCAATGGCAGATCCATTGATCAGCACCGATGGACGCTGCTCTTGAGGCAGGGCAGCCATCGCTGCCACCAGAGCATGGGTGGTATCAATGCGGCTGCTGGTCAGAAGCTGCAGGTGCTGGGGCGTCCAGCGCTTCTCGGCAATCGGCTCACCAGCCAGGTTCACCACCGCCTCGGAAGCCCGCAGGGCCTGCTGGAGCTCAGGGCGCCGCCAGCTGGCGGCTTGGGCAGGATCGGCCTGCAACCGCTGCAGCTGCGGATGTTGCAGGCCGGCCAAGGGCGCCGCAGAGCGGCTCACCAGGATGAGACTGTGGCCAGCCTCTAGCAGTTGGGGCACGAGGGCACGGCCCACAAAACCGCTGCAACCCACCAACAAAATCCGCACGCGTTCAGCTCCAGCTCGCCGGCCAACGCTAGGGATGGCTGGCTCCCACCAGGCCGAGGCGCCGTGCCAAAGGATTGAGCAGCGTTCCCTGCAGCACCAGCCCCAACAGCACCACTGCGAGCGCAAAAGCAGGCATCGCGCTTCCCCATGACACATCCGAGGCTGCTGCTTGCAACGCGATGGCCACAGGCACCGCCCCGCGCAGCCCTGCCAGCGCGGTGAAATGGCAATCGGCCCGGCTGAACCCAGAGCGCAGCAGCAGCAGCGCTACCACCAGCCAGCGCACCAGCAGCAACACCAACAGCAGGATCAAGGCGGTGGGCAGCAGCTCCACCACCTCGGTGGGCTGCACCACCAGGCCGAGGCACAAGAAGAGCATCAGCTCCGCCAGCTTGGCGAAGCCGGCTTGGCTGGCCTCCAGCTGCTCGGGGTCCACCTCTTCGCTGTTACCGAGCACCAGACCCATCACATAGGCCGCCAACAAAGGGCTAGCCCCCATCAAGGCCGAGCCACCGGCCACCAACATCAGAGCCGCCAGACCCATCACGGTGACCTGGCTGAGGTTGAGCGGATGGCGGCGGCGCCCCAACATCAACACTGCGGCCTTGCCGCCCAGGAAACCCAAAAAGGCACCGAGAAGAAACTGACGCACCACCTCCACCAACAACGGCGCAATGGCGGTGTCTTGGCCATGGGGAAGGGCCAGAGCAAGGCTGGCCAACACCACCGCGATCGGATCGTTGAAGCCGGATTCGCACTCCAGCAGATCCAGCAATCGCTGGGGCAGGCGGCTGCGCAAGGGCCTGAGCAGGGTGAGCACCGCCGAGGCATCGGTGCTGCAGAACATGGCACCCACGAACAAGGCACCGGCCACCCCCACGGCGAAGTGTCGCCCTGGCAGGGTTTGAACCACGACCACCACCAGGGCCAGGGCACCGGCCGTGAGCAGCGACCCGAGGGTGGCCAGGCGCAACGATGGCACCAACACCTGCCGGATCTGCTGCCAGTTGGCCGCCAAGCCCCCAAAAAACAGCACCAGAACAAGGGCGAACTGGGCCAGCTGATCGGCATGGCCGAGGCTCAAGAGCGAAGGCGGCTGGCTGGGCCCGGGCTGCACGTTGTTGTCGATCAGCAGACCGAGCACCAGCACCAGCAGGATGCCGGGCAGGCGGATCTGAGACGCGATGTCGTCGAGGAAGAGGGCGAGCAGCAACAGGCCGCCAAACAGCACCAAGAGGAGCGCCAGGCTTGGTGGCACAGAACCAGCGATCACAGGAGGGCTCTAGCCTGCCTGGGAGCACGCAAGAGCGCCATGGCTGAAACGCCCGCGGCAGCACCCCAGGCTGCAGCCAAGAGCACCATCAAAAAAGGCAGCTTGGTGAAGGTGAACCGCAGCGCCTACAGCGCCAGCCTGGAGGCGCAGGCCAGCGATGTTGTCGCTCCTGACTACATCTTTGAAGGGCCTGCCGAGGTGCTGCTGATCAAAGGCGACTACGCCCAGGTGCGGTTTCGCCGGCCCGTTCCGGACGTGTGGCTACGGTCCGACCAGCTGGAGGCCTTCTAGATCTCAAGCCGACGACGCTCCTCATGCAGCCGGGTGCGGCGCTGTTTGGCTTCGCGCAGCATCTCGCGGCCGTCACGCAGATAACTATCCACATACCCCATCGTGTAGCGCTCCAGCTCCAGCAGAGCGTCCTGCACTTGAGAGAGGCAGTGATACACGCTCAGGCTGAAGCCATGGGCTGACGCAGGAGCCGCAAGCGAGCGATACAGGGTCTCCACTTTCTCCATGCGGGCCTGGCTCTGCTCAAGAAAGGCGCAGAACGCCTCCATCAGCTGATCGTCATAGGGATCAGCAGAGAGGGCGCGGAGCTGAGCCGGGAAGGGATTGATCACCTGAGCCAGCAGGCGATCAATTGGGCCATACACCTGCTGCAGCCAGGCCAGCAGCTCAGCATCTCCGCGGGCCGCCTGAGCCGTGGCCTTGCGAGCAGCCCGGCTTGAGCGCACGGCCGTGCTGTGCAGACGGTCGTGTTCAGCGCGGCGGTCGGGGTCGCCCAGCACTTCCCAGGCCGCATTGAGCTCCAAGATTCGATGCTCCTCGCCACCCGCATCGGGGTGGTGCTGCTTCACCAAAGCCCGGTAAGCCGCCTTGATCTCCGCAGCCGTGGCGGAAGCGGCCACACCAAGCACCTTGTAAGGATCGCGAGTGGAGGAAGGATTGGGCAAGAGCAAAGCAGAGCCATCACCATCTTCACCACGGAGGGGGCGGCGATGTAGATCTGCTCAAGTTCTGCCCATAGGCACAACGCTGCAGAGCAGCTCCCGATCACGGGCGACAGCCAACGATGCACGACATGAAACTCGCCTTCTGCAAGGCACGAGAGCGTGCGCAAAAGCCACGCCTTCAGGCCCGAATCTACGATTGCTTAACTCAAGCAAGATTCATGCGAATGCACGCATGGCTCAAACGACGCAGGGGGAAAGTCCTCTCAACGCTGCTCACATGCACCGTAACTTTCGGCGCGACAGGGGGATCACTTCAAGCTCACGAACAAACCCCCGAAGCAAAACAGCACGACACCGTGCGGGCGATTTGGTTTCCTAACCCTCCCTATGCCGTCGACGAGAAGGGCGTGCCATCAGGCTTGGAGATCGATCTCTGGCGGATGATCGCCGAGTCACACCAGATCCCATACAAAATCAAAAGAGCATCCAGCTTCGCCTCCTTACTTGCCGAGATCCGCTCCGGGGAAGCAGACGTTGGCATTTCTGGCATCCTCATCAATGAAAATCGCAGCAAACAATTCAACTTCTCACTACCAACAGCTAGCAGCAAACTCAAGGCCTACGCACTAGCGCCCACAGAATCCACCGCGCTAGCAATGTTACGCATCGTCCTCTCAAGAGAAGTGATGCTGATCTTTATGGGACTGACATTAATAGCCTGCCTTTTTGCTATCCCCGTTTGGGTCCTAGAGCGACATCGGCAAGACTTACCCGACCCAAGAAAAAGTCACCAGCTGATTTTCATTCTACAAAAGACACTTTTACTTTCCACAGACCATACCAAACGGAGCACAACCAGACTGATCTCAATCGGCTCACTATTTGCACGAGTGCTGCTGACAGCCTACTTCACATCGTATGTGTTCCGCTTGGCCAGCGAGGAAGCCCTGCCGGTTAACAGGCAAACGCAACCCGATATTCAGCTAGAGGATTTAAGCCGTTTCACCTTTGCAGCCATACCCGGATCCATCCAGTCATCGATTGCGAAGAGTAATAACGCCAAAACCATCGACTGCTACTGGACGAAAACCTGCATCGCCATGCTGCAAAGTGGAAAAGCAAACGCGATTCTCGACGACGAGGCAACGGTTCTCACCACGCTCAATCACATGCCTCCCATTCCGAAGGTTGTCGCGGCTTCCGGAGAATTGATGCCGCTACTAATGGCCTTTGGCTTCTCTAATCAATTCAACGAAGACCCACGATCAAAAATACTTAATGCTGCCATTTCCCGGAGCTACTACGACGGAACCTACAGCAAGCTTCAGAAGCGCTGGCTCAAGGAATGAACAGCTTCGCATGGCCTTCAGCTGGCCATAAAGCCCCCAAGGTTGACCGAAATCCACGATCAACCCCACAGAATAGCTAGATCCTATGAGCCAACAAGGTCGCTACACAGGCAACCATGACGATCACTATGGTCAGGCTCTGCAAGAGTTAACGAGCTCTGGATCGGGAGATCACGAGGGCTCTCAAGGTCATAGCGGTAGCTCCAGAGAAAACTGGATTCCCCGGCATTGAGCAGCATCTCCTCCTCCTCAATTCCCCGAAACACAATTCCTGACTCTTCGCGCAGGTCGCGCGCCAGCGAACAATAAACCAAGCCATCAATGTAGCGCATAGCATTTGAAGCACGAATCGCCACCTCACCCGTAAAAGACTGAACCGTTCCAGTTACACCAAAGATCCCGATCTCAAACTGGCTCCTCAGAGCATTGATCAACTAAGTGAACAACTGAGCAGCCATCACGACGACCTCCGCGCAGCCCAGCTGATGCCCAGAAGTTTGCAGAAGGGGCGACACACAGCCACCTCAACCGGCTATCACCATCTTATTCTCTCCCAGCCTGCGGCCTTCATGACGAGCCTCATCAGCAATATCGAGCAAGACAGCTTCGAGCTGACACATGGCATCACGGCCGAACAACCGCGCATTGATCCACAGATCCGCGAGGCGCAGAATCAGATAAGAGGAAGTTCGGTCGAGCGTGGAATAGGTCGTAATCATGGTGAAAATGTCAGGCGTGGAAGGCTACTGGCGGCGTCTAACGGACAGATACAAACGTTTACACCTCAGTGAATTGATGCCACGACAGGGGCCCCCTGTCGCAGGCGTGGCATTCCAACCACAGCACGTGCAAACGATGGCCAACGCGCACAGAAAAGCTTTTGTCGCGCATTTGATGCATCCGTTCGCCCTTCCCCCGAACCACCAGATCGCTGGAAGGCCGAGAAGCCCTCATCGGCTACCGGGGATGTGCATGAAAAAGCCCCCGCCGAAGCGAGGGGCCTGTGATCTTGGTGTGTGAGTGTGCGCGAGGTGCGCGTGAGGAGTGGTCTGATCAGACGATCAGAACTTGAAGCCCACCTGAACCACACCACCAAAGGCATTGAAGGTTTCGCCTTGGGGGGTGTTCTGACCAGCAGGACGGCTCAGATAGAACAGAGCGGGGGTCACGCTGATGTTGTCGGTGACTTGGAAGTTGTACCACCATTCCCAGGCATAGTTGCCGTCGTAGGCGGTGTCACCGTTGAAGGTGGAAGTGGTGAAGGGCTGCTGACCCACGGCCATACCGGCGGAGTTGCCCTTGATGAACACGTCGTTCCACTGCAGACCGACCATCCAAGATTGGGCGTTCTGGGTGTTGCTCAGATCCTCATAGCCATCGGTGAAGCCGGTGATACCCCAGCCAGCGCTGATGGAAGGAGCCCAGCCGCTTTGGGAAGGCTGCCAATAACCATTCAGGGCGAAGCTGTTGGTGGCTGCACCGCCGTTCAGATCAGCACACTTCAGCTTCGAGAGCGCATAGGTGTACTGCGTGCCGGAGCGGATGTCGGTGCCGCACTGGCCGTAACGGTAGGCACCCGTGAGGCCCCAGTTCTGACCGGCACCACCAAGCTGAGCTGTGAACGAACCACCGCCACCATCGGTCATGATGCCACCCTCATTCGGGTTGCCCTTTTGAGCTTCCTTAGCCACATAGCTCACAGAAGCGGCCAGGTAGGGGTTGCCCTTCTTCACTGACTGCTTCCACACAGCTGCAACGGCTGCACCGGTTTCCTTGTTGTAGACACCAGAGGTGCCGTAGGTGCCGGTGAAGAAGTCGAGCAGGTTCGACTTATAAGCGGTGGGAGTAATCGCCAGCAGCTCAGTGTTACGAGCGCGGGCACCAACGGTGAGTTTCACACCGCTGCCCACCGGGAAGGTGTAATACAGACGGTCGATATCAACAACGTTGGGGCCAGCCTTCGACTCGAACGATTTGTCGAGCTTGGTGCCGCGGTATTGGCCACCGTCGAAGGCTGAAGCGGCGTAGTTACCAGAGCGCAGGCGGGTGCGCAGCAGGTCTTTGCCGGTGAAGCTGGTGTCGAAGTTGAGGCGAACGTCGTAGTTGAAGACGAAGGCCGAGTAAAGGCCGTTCTCATCCACACCAGGACCGTTATTGCCCTTCTTGGCAGAACCGCCATAGGTGTAAGCACCCATGTCGAAGGTGGCTTCACCTTTCAGCTTGGTGGTGGTGGAGAACTGGGTGGCTTCCAGTTCGCCCACTTTGGCCTCGAGGCCATCCACGCGGCCCTTCAGCACGGCGAGTTCCTTTTCGAACTCCTTCATCAGGCGCTTCAGCTCGTCGGTCACGTCGGTGATCCGGTCGAGGCAAGCGTTCAGCAGGGCGGCCGCTTCAAAGCGGGTCATCGCACGGCTGCCGCGGTAGGTGCCGTTGGGGTA
Coding sequences:
- a CDS encoding TPR domain-containing glycosyltransferase, which gives rise to MLSLSMIVRDEAAQIEACLRSVQGFADELVVVDTGSTDNTVALAQAMGARVEQIEWPGDFAPARNQALQFVSGDWVLVLDADEQLRPEAMAPLRALMAQPDVLVINLLRHERGAVQSPYSNVSRLFRRHPAIRWSRAYHSMVDDSVAALLQREPQWRIADCPEPALIHDGYRPELLAQGNKPQRLREAMEAELQERPGDPYASAKLGSLEVAEGNLERGITLLREGLEQCPSDAHPERYELLLHLALAEASRDPAAAAALYRQALALPLAPRLSLAARLNLAALLLQQGQAQEAEQLCQRATAAAPEIGLGWYNLGLIRRRQGDIAGALEAYREARRLTPEHAETHQNLAVALLLGGDIEGARTSFRQAISLLGQQGRRSEAEHLRQQAGAMVKLEG
- a CDS encoding uroporphyrinogen-III synthase, producing the protein MHNPIAAHGVPPLQGRTVAVTRAEQQLGEARRLFEQAGATVLDCPALVIGPPDEWGPLDDALAELEEFHWLVVSSSNGVDAVEQRLQRLGGSLARRPRSLKIAAVGRKTAARLEALGAPADFVPPQFVADSLIDHFPVSGWGLRLLLPRVQSGGRTVLAEAFGEAGARVVEVAAYESRCPAALPAATATALAAGAVDAITFSSGKTVQHTAQLLEQQFGATWQQQLEGVALVSIGPQTSHTCRDLLGRVDAEAVPHDLDGLVRACVQALNNQPLKA
- a CDS encoding SRPBCC family protein — its product is MGRWLEHSVTSEVQASAERVWEVWSDLEAMPRWMNWIESVVTEPNDPDLTDWTLAAQGFRFHWKARITQRVEAQQLHWESVGGLPTKGAVRFYPQGPELTAVKLTVSYELPGVLAPLMEPSILGGIVTKELQANLDRFRDLVQSGYGQQQA
- the zds gene encoding 9,9'-di-cis-zeta-carotene desaturase produces the protein MRVAIVGSGLAGLAAAVDLVDAGHQVDLYEARPFMGGKVGSWVDEGGNHIEMGLHVFFFNYANLFALLRKVGAIDNLLPKDHTHLFVNAGGDLRELDFRFALGAPFNGLKAFFTTPQLDWLDKLRNALALGTSPIVRGLVDYEGAMKVIRDLDRISFQQWFLGHGGSEQSIKRMWNPIAYALGFIDCEAISARCMLTIFMMFAAKTEASKLNLLKGSPHRWLTGPILDYIQQRGGRLHLRHRVTEVMFEEGTAGADGQPSTEVSGLKLGTPDGEITVQADAYLAACDVPGIQRMIPEAWRRWPLFENLYKLEAVPVATVQLRYDGWVTELGDGAIEEAARRDVARPAGLDNLLYTADADFSCFADLALASPEDYRKEGVGSLLQCVLTPGDPWIPKKTEEIVAATDEQVRRLFPSARNLKLVWSNVVKLAQSLYREAPGMEPYRPDQATPVGNFFLAGSYTKQDYIDSMEGATMSGRLAAAAILGSTAQLATNAAVA
- a CDS encoding iron-sulfur cluster assembly accessory protein translates to MTSDTATTTAPAAQATHTGRDGKGIQITESAMKQLATLLPAQGDGKVLRVGVRSGGCSGMSYTMDFIDAADIQADDERYVYEPAGAPSFTVVSDPKSLLYIYGMQLDFSSALIGGGFNFTNPNATQTCGCGSSFAV
- a CDS encoding lipid-A-disaccharide synthase-related protein, encoding MTPHTTDPRPILLLSNGHGEDLSGALIGRALVERGLTVDALPLVGHGRAYEQAGIRLRGRTREYSTGGLGYTSAFGRLTELVQGQVIYLLSRLLLLLRIAPRYQLILVVGDVIPVIAAWLSGRPTATYLVAYSSHYEGKLRLPWPCASCLRQRRTRAIYSRDALTAADLTGQLQRSVHFLGNPFFDGALSPSEPLKGHPRQRLGLLPGSRLPEALHNLELMLRVLERLPEPLRPAERLGLHAALVGKLTPQEVAPLASRLGWKLQLEGEERCSLQRGPLQLQLEWGRFAAVVQQCDLLLSMTGTAAEQCVGLGKPVLQLVGDGPQFTANFAEAQRRLLGPGLFCASGPTGSEEQLDGTAALLEQLLARLLSDGGWRAALQQLGRERIGSGGGAARMAADLRTHLDG